A genome region from Deltaproteobacteria bacterium CG11_big_fil_rev_8_21_14_0_20_42_23 includes the following:
- the neuC gene encoding UDP-N-acetylglucosamine 2-epimerase (hydrolyzing), with amino-acid sequence MTRRKICVVTGTRAEYGLLRWLMEDIRRTPDLHLQVVATGMHLSPEFGLTYCEIEQDGFTIDEKVNISLNSDTPAGIAKSMGLGMIGFGEALQKLQPDLLLVLGDRFEIFSAVTAAMVARVPVAHLHGGENTEGAIDEAFRHSITKMSHLHFVAAEEYRQRVIQLGEQPDRVFLVGGLGIDSIHKIKLLDRSSLEEALNFKLGPKNLLVTFHPATLEVETSAQQVTELLAALDILEDTHLIFSMPNADTGNKVIFNKIENFVATHANARAYTSLGQLRYLSCMYHVDGVVGNSSSGLAEMPSFKKGTINIGDRQKGRLKAESVIDCIPERQSILNAAHKLYSSDFQLNLDGVQNPYGQGGASEKILKVIRNYPLESLLKKSFYNLQSC; translated from the coding sequence ATGACACGCCGTAAAATTTGTGTTGTTACTGGTACTCGCGCTGAGTATGGATTATTGCGCTGGCTAATGGAAGATATTCGTAGAACACCAGATCTTCACCTTCAAGTTGTTGCAACAGGAATGCATCTCTCCCCAGAATTTGGTTTAACTTACTGCGAGATTGAGCAAGATGGTTTTACTATTGATGAAAAGGTCAATATTTCGCTAAACTCAGATACGCCGGCTGGTATTGCTAAATCGATGGGTTTAGGGATGATTGGTTTTGGAGAAGCTTTGCAGAAGCTGCAGCCAGATTTGCTTTTGGTGTTGGGCGATCGCTTTGAAATTTTTTCTGCAGTTACTGCTGCCATGGTGGCAAGAGTTCCTGTTGCGCATTTGCACGGAGGAGAAAACACTGAAGGCGCCATTGACGAAGCGTTTCGACATTCCATTACGAAAATGTCGCATCTGCATTTTGTGGCTGCGGAAGAATATCGTCAACGAGTGATTCAGTTGGGCGAACAACCTGATCGAGTTTTTCTTGTTGGTGGATTAGGAATTGATAGTATTCATAAAATAAAATTACTTGATCGCTCATCACTAGAAGAGGCGCTAAACTTTAAATTAGGACCAAAAAATCTCCTGGTCACTTTCCATCCTGCTACTTTAGAAGTTGAGACATCTGCACAGCAAGTGACTGAACTGCTTGCAGCCTTGGATATATTAGAAGATACCCATCTCATTTTTTCAATGCCAAACGCAGACACAGGAAATAAAGTTATCTTTAATAAAATTGAAAATTTTGTTGCAACACATGCCAATGCTCGAGCCTATACTTCTTTGGGTCAGTTGCGCTATCTTTCCTGCATGTACCACGTTGATGGAGTAGTGGGAAATTCTTCAAGTGGTTTGGCCGAGATGCCAAGTTTTAAAAAAGGAACCATCAATATTGGTGATCGGCAGAAGGGGAGGCTTAAAGCTGAGAGTGTGATTGATTGTATTCCAGAGAGACAATCAATATTAAATGCTGCACATAAACTTTACTCATCTGACTTTCAACTCAATTTGGATGGGGTTCAAAATCCCTATGGTCAAGGTGGAGCGAGTGAAAAAATTTTGAAAGTGATTCGGAATTATCCACTTGAATCATTACTGAAAAAATCTTTTTATAACCTGCAGTCGTGTTAG
- the neuB gene encoding N-acetylneuraminate synthase, with protein sequence MKTVIIAEAGVNHNGDLALARKLIDVAAEAGADFVKFQTFKADCLVTACAKKADYQTKTTDAQESQYEMLRKLELTADMHQELISHCKARGIQFSSTGFDIESINLLAELGSTFFKIPSGEITNLPYLRHIGRFGKPVILSTGMATLEEIGAAFKVLEQAGTMRNQITLLHCNTEYPTPMEDVNLRAIKTLRETFGVAVGYSDHTLGIEVAIAAVALGATTIEKHFTLDRNLPGPDHKASLEPNELKAMVAAIRNIEKALGDGVKRPSPSEIKNRDIARKSLVAACVIRAGDLFCEEKLAVKRPGTGISPMRWDEVIGCKAQRDFAPDELISL encoded by the coding sequence ATGAAAACGGTTATTATAGCGGAAGCGGGGGTAAATCATAATGGAGATTTAGCTCTTGCGCGCAAATTAATTGACGTTGCAGCTGAAGCGGGTGCCGACTTTGTCAAATTCCAGACCTTTAAGGCTGACTGCCTTGTGACAGCATGTGCAAAGAAGGCTGATTATCAAACTAAAACTACTGATGCGCAAGAATCGCAATATGAGATGCTTCGTAAACTTGAGTTGACGGCTGATATGCATCAGGAACTGATTTCCCATTGCAAGGCACGTGGTATTCAATTTTCTTCGACAGGTTTCGATATTGAAAGTATTAATTTGCTAGCGGAGCTTGGTTCGACTTTCTTCAAAATTCCTTCCGGTGAAATTACTAACTTGCCTTATCTTCGCCATATTGGTCGATTCGGTAAACCCGTTATTCTCTCAACGGGGATGGCAACTCTTGAAGAAATTGGTGCTGCGTTCAAAGTTTTGGAGCAGGCGGGTACTATGCGAAATCAAATTACTCTTCTTCATTGTAATACTGAATATCCTACTCCCATGGAGGATGTTAACTTGCGTGCTATAAAAACTTTGCGAGAAACTTTTGGCGTAGCTGTTGGGTACTCTGACCATACTTTAGGAATTGAAGTGGCAATTGCAGCAGTAGCCTTAGGTGCTACGACAATTGAAAAACATTTTACACTTGATCGCAACTTGCCTGGCCCCGACCACAAAGCAAGCTTGGAACCTAACGAACTCAAGGCAATGGTTGCTGCAATTCGCAATATCGAAAAGGCTTTGGGTGATGGCGTTAAACGCCCAAGTCCAAGTGAAATTAAAAATAGAGATATTGCAAGAAAATCACTTGTTGCAGCGTGCGTCATTCGTGCAGGTGATCTCTTCTGTGAAGAGAAGCTTGCGGTGAAGCGTCCAGGGACAGGCATATCTCCGATGCGCTGGGATGAAGTTATTGGCTGTAAGGCACAACGTGACTTTGCGCCAGATGAGTTGATTAGCCTATGA
- a CDS encoding acetyltransferase, protein MSKVSILLLGAGGHAKSCIDVIEQTNLFSIAGLLGSEQEVGSRVLGYPVLCTDKNVKDLLGKYQHALVTVGQIKSPELRVHLFQLLEQNNFKMPIVISPHAYVSPHATLGAGTIVMHGAVVNAGAIIGDNCIINNQALVEHDVKIGNHCHISTGSKINGDVHVGDGTFIGSGACVRQSLKIGAYCVIGMGQSVLVNCEPNTSLPAFRKTL, encoded by the coding sequence ATGAGCAAAGTTTCAATTTTACTTTTAGGAGCTGGAGGCCATGCTAAATCTTGCATTGATGTTATTGAACAAACAAATCTCTTTTCAATAGCAGGTTTGCTTGGTTCAGAACAAGAAGTTGGCAGTCGTGTATTAGGGTATCCCGTATTATGTACTGATAAAAATGTAAAAGATTTGCTGGGAAAATATCAGCACGCTTTAGTGACAGTTGGTCAGATCAAAAGTCCAGAGTTGCGCGTTCACCTTTTTCAATTACTTGAACAAAATAATTTTAAAATGCCGATTGTAATATCACCTCATGCTTATGTTTCTCCTCATGCAACATTAGGGGCAGGTACAATTGTGATGCATGGTGCTGTGGTGAATGCAGGTGCAATAATAGGAGATAATTGTATCATTAACAACCAGGCCTTGGTTGAACATGATGTAAAAATTGGCAATCATTGTCATATTTCAACAGGATCTAAAATAAATGGAGATGTACATGTTGGTGATGGAACTTTTATTGGAAGTGGCGCTTGTGTGCGACAATCGCTGAAAATTGGTGCGTATTGCGTGATTGGCATGGGGCAATCCGTGCTTGTAAATTGCGAACCAAATACTTCTTTGCCGGCCTTTAGGAAAACGTTATGA